A region from the Gemmatimonadaceae bacterium genome encodes:
- a CDS encoding nucleotide sugar dehydrogenase — MKTQLLNRIQDRTAVIGVIGLGYVGLPLAMEFVHAGFRVIGYDVSQRVVDLLMAGESHIQDIPAAQVQAAVASGSFVATAVEARLKECDAISIAVPTPLSKTRDPDMAYVLSAADAIARQAHPGLCVVLESTTYPGTTRELLQPRLEAMGLTVGTDIFVAFSPERVDPGNPVYHTKNTPKVVGGLTPACVEVATALYASCIDTVVPVSSPEAAELVKLLENTFRAVNIGLVNEIAIMCDKLGVDVWEVINAAATKPFGFMKFTPGPGIGGHCIPLDPHYLAWKMRTLNYKTRFIDLASEINSHMPEWVVQKVADALNDGRKAVRGSRLLVLGVAYKRDIDDVRESPALDVIRLLEERGAHVEFHDPFVKEFREEGHSRTGVELSDEMLRWADAVVIVTDHKAVDYQRVVDQAAVVVDTRNVTAGLTPGRARLVGLANRTRSA, encoded by the coding sequence ATGAAGACCCAACTGCTCAATCGCATCCAGGACCGTACGGCCGTCATCGGCGTCATCGGTCTCGGCTATGTGGGCCTCCCGCTGGCCATGGAGTTCGTGCACGCGGGCTTCCGCGTCATCGGGTACGACGTGAGCCAACGGGTGGTCGATCTCCTGATGGCCGGCGAGTCGCACATCCAGGACATCCCGGCCGCGCAAGTGCAGGCGGCGGTGGCGAGCGGCAGTTTCGTGGCCACGGCCGTCGAAGCGCGCCTCAAGGAGTGCGACGCGATCTCCATCGCCGTGCCGACGCCGCTCTCCAAGACGCGCGATCCGGACATGGCGTACGTCCTGAGCGCGGCGGATGCCATTGCGCGGCAGGCGCATCCCGGGCTCTGCGTCGTGCTCGAGAGCACGACCTATCCCGGGACCACGCGCGAGCTCCTGCAGCCCCGCCTCGAGGCGATGGGATTGACCGTGGGGACCGACATCTTCGTGGCCTTCAGCCCCGAACGCGTCGATCCGGGCAATCCGGTCTATCACACCAAGAACACCCCCAAGGTCGTCGGCGGCCTGACACCGGCCTGCGTGGAAGTGGCCACGGCCCTCTACGCCAGCTGCATCGACACCGTGGTGCCGGTGAGCTCACCGGAAGCGGCCGAGTTGGTCAAGCTGCTCGAGAATACGTTCCGCGCCGTGAACATCGGCCTGGTGAACGAAATCGCGATCATGTGTGACAAACTCGGCGTGGATGTCTGGGAAGTCATCAACGCCGCGGCCACGAAGCCGTTCGGCTTCATGAAGTTCACGCCGGGCCCCGGCATTGGCGGGCACTGCATTCCGCTCGACCCGCACTACCTCGCCTGGAAGATGCGCACGCTCAACTACAAGACGCGCTTCATCGACCTGGCGAGCGAGATCAACTCGCACATGCCCGAATGGGTGGTGCAGAAGGTCGCCGACGCCCTGAACGATGGGCGGAAGGCCGTCCGCGGCTCGCGCCTGCTCGTGCTCGGCGTGGCCTACAAGCGCGACATCGATGACGTTCGCGAGAGCCCGGCGCTCGACGTGATCCGCTTGCTCGAGGAGCGCGGGGCGCATGTCGAGTTCCACGACCCGTTCGTGAAGGAGTTCCGCGAAGAGGGGCACAGCCGGACCGGCGTGGAGCTCAGCGACGAGATGTTGCGCTGGGCAGACGCGGTGGTGATCGTGACCGACCATAAGGCGGTGGATTACCAGCGCGTCGTGGATCAGGCGGCGGTTGTGGTCGATACCCGCAATGTCACTGCAGGACTTACCCCCGGTCGCGCGCGCCTCGTTGGGCTGGCGAACCGGACCCGCTCCGCCTGA
- a CDS encoding GDP-mannose 4,6-dehydratase, translating to MTRILVTGAAGFVGQWLLPALRAAYPEATLVALATDAVSDARPRGVPAAVPATWQIGDLRDDAYVREAVALARPELVIHLAAISHLPTAADDPAQAWDVNVTATARLLHHLEAHRAAGHGEPRVLIVGSAEQYGRHDTHEGPLAETAVQAPRTVYAATKAAQEVLALQHWRATGLPVIVARSFNHSGAGQPPRFLLPALVARAHALADAPAGTPMPVGNRTPIRDFLHVSDVVAAYISLCQRGTPGEAYNVASGTGWSVQQVLERVVARTGTRAVPTEDPALVRPVDVPSLIGDPRKLQHATGWRATRSLDDIIDDLLHAATF from the coding sequence GTGACGCGGATTCTCGTCACCGGGGCGGCGGGTTTCGTCGGGCAGTGGCTGCTGCCCGCGCTCCGTGCGGCGTATCCGGAGGCGACGCTGGTGGCGCTGGCCACCGACGCCGTCTCCGATGCACGCCCGCGTGGCGTGCCGGCGGCCGTCCCCGCGACGTGGCAGATCGGCGATCTCCGGGACGACGCGTACGTACGCGAGGCCGTCGCGCTGGCGCGCCCCGAGCTGGTCATTCATCTCGCGGCCATTTCCCACCTCCCGACCGCGGCCGACGACCCCGCGCAGGCGTGGGACGTCAACGTCACCGCCACGGCGCGCCTGTTGCACCATCTCGAGGCGCATCGCGCCGCCGGGCACGGGGAGCCACGGGTCCTGATCGTGGGCAGCGCCGAGCAGTATGGCCGCCACGACACGCACGAAGGCCCACTGGCCGAAACCGCGGTGCAGGCGCCGCGGACCGTCTATGCCGCCACCAAGGCGGCGCAGGAGGTTCTGGCGCTGCAACACTGGCGGGCGACCGGCCTGCCGGTCATCGTGGCGCGCAGTTTCAACCACAGCGGTGCGGGCCAGCCCCCGCGCTTTCTGTTGCCGGCGCTCGTGGCCCGCGCGCATGCGCTCGCCGACGCGCCGGCGGGCACGCCGATGCCTGTGGGCAATCGCACGCCCATCCGCGACTTCCTCCATGTAAGTGACGTCGTGGCTGCCTATATTTCCCTCTGTCAGCGGGGCACGCCCGGCGAGGCGTACAACGTGGCCAGTGGCACCGGGTGGTCGGTGCAGCAGGTGCTCGAACGGGTCGTCGCGCGCACGGGTACGCGCGCAGTCCCCACCGAGGATCCGGCACTGGTGCGACCAGTTGACGTCCCCAGCCTCATCGGGGATCCCCGCAAGCTGCAGCACGCCACGGGGTGGCGTGCGACGCGTTCACTCGACGACATCATCGACGACCTCCTCCATGCCGCGACGTTCTGA
- the rplQ gene encoding 50S ribosomal protein L17 translates to MRHRKANRQLRRTSEQRLALLRNLATSLIEQGAIETTEAKAKELRPFVEKLITKARTGTLHARRLAGKHVHKREAADKLFQEIGPKFATRPGGYTRILKTGHRKGDGAEMARIELILS, encoded by the coding sequence ATGCGCCACCGTAAGGCCAACCGCCAGCTCCGGCGGACCAGTGAGCAGCGCCTCGCGCTGCTCCGCAACCTCGCCACCTCGCTCATCGAGCAGGGGGCGATCGAGACGACCGAGGCCAAGGCCAAGGAGCTGCGCCCGTTCGTCGAGAAGCTCATCACCAAGGCCCGCACCGGCACGCTCCACGCGCGTCGGCTCGCTGGCAAGCACGTCCACAAGCGTGAGGCGGCCGACAAGCTCTTCCAGGAAATCGGCCCCAAGTTTGCCACGCGTCCGGGCGGCTACACGCGCATTCTCAAGACCGGCCACCGCAAGGGTGACGGCGCGGAGATGGCGCGGATCGAACTGATCCTCAGCTGA
- a CDS encoding DegT/DnrJ/EryC1/StrS family aminotransferase, protein MAVPLLDLKAQHATIRDEVVAALMDVVDQQAFILGDPVAQLECSVAGLSQVKYAVGCANGTDALLLALRALGVSHGDEVVTTPFTFFATAGAVHNQGARPVFVDIDPKTYNINPALVAPAITGRTKAVIAVDLFGQMAAIEQVVAAAGAVPVIEDAAQSIGASRVINGRKVMAGEAAAIGTYSFFPSKNLGGYGDGGMMVTQDEALFETLMKLRVHGGRKTYFHEVVGYNSRLDALQAAVLKAKLPHLEGWSAARRANAAKYDAAFADVPEIGTPYIDPANTSIYNQYTIRVSPRDALQAHLKAQGIGSAVYYPLPLHLQPCFAYLGYQEGQCPESEKAAKEVLSLPVYPELTDAQRDEVIAAVRQFFGR, encoded by the coding sequence ATGGCCGTACCGCTTCTCGATCTGAAGGCGCAGCACGCTACCATCCGCGACGAGGTGGTGGCGGCGCTCATGGATGTCGTGGACCAGCAGGCGTTCATTCTGGGCGATCCGGTGGCGCAGCTCGAGTGCAGCGTCGCTGGGCTCTCCCAGGTGAAGTACGCCGTGGGCTGCGCTAACGGCACGGATGCCCTCCTGCTGGCGCTGCGCGCACTCGGCGTGAGCCATGGCGACGAGGTGGTGACGACGCCGTTCACGTTTTTCGCCACCGCCGGCGCCGTGCACAATCAGGGCGCGCGCCCGGTCTTCGTCGACATCGATCCCAAGACGTACAACATCAATCCGGCGCTGGTGGCGCCGGCGATCACCGGCCGCACCAAGGCGGTGATTGCGGTGGATCTCTTCGGGCAGATGGCCGCGATCGAGCAGGTCGTCGCCGCGGCCGGCGCCGTGCCGGTCATCGAGGACGCCGCACAGTCCATTGGCGCGAGTCGCGTGATCAACGGCAGGAAGGTCATGGCCGGCGAAGCCGCCGCCATCGGGACGTACAGCTTCTTCCCGTCGAAGAATCTGGGCGGCTATGGCGACGGCGGCATGATGGTCACGCAGGATGAGGCGCTCTTCGAGACGCTCATGAAGCTGCGTGTCCATGGCGGTCGCAAGACCTATTTCCACGAGGTCGTCGGCTACAACAGCCGGCTCGATGCGCTGCAGGCGGCCGTGCTCAAGGCCAAGCTGCCGCACCTCGAGGGGTGGAGTGCCGCGCGTCGTGCCAATGCGGCCAAGTACGACGCGGCCTTCGCCGATGTGCCGGAGATCGGCACCCCGTACATCGATCCGGCGAACACCTCGATCTACAACCAGTACACGATTCGGGTGTCGCCGCGCGACGCGCTACAGGCGCACCTCAAGGCGCAGGGGATCGGCTCGGCGGTGTACTATCCGTTGCCGCTGCACCTGCAGCCATGCTTCGCCTACCTCGGCTATCAGGAGGGGCAGTGCCCCGAGTCCGAGAAGGCGGCCAAGGAAGTGTTGTCGCTGCCCGTCTATCCGGAGCTCACCGACGCGCAGCGCGATGAAGTCATCGCGGCCGTACGCCAGTTCTTCGGACGCTGA
- the rpmB gene encoding 50S ribosomal protein L28 gives MAIQRNRCYHCDKGVAYGNNVSHANNKTRRTWKPNLQVVRTLADGKIIKVKVCTRCLAAGKVQRAPRGQVAVA, from the coding sequence ATGGCCATTCAACGCAATCGCTGCTACCACTGCGACAAGGGTGTTGCCTACGGCAACAACGTTTCGCACGCAAACAACAAGACGCGGCGCACCTGGAAGCCGAACCTCCAGGTCGTGCGTACCCTCGCCGACGGCAAGATCATCAAGGTGAAGGTTTGCACCCGCTGCCTCGCGGCCGGCAAGGTGCAGCGCGCGCCGCGCGGCCAGGTCGCCGTCGCGTAA
- the gmd gene encoding GDP-mannose 4,6-dehydratase, whose protein sequence is MHKTALITGITGQDGSYLAELLLAKGYRVVGVVRRSSTTPYERIAHLVDRVELVSADLLDQTSLTDVVHAAQPHEIYNLAAQSFVQTSWNQPVLTGEFTALGVTRMLEAMRKAAPTARFYQASSSEQFGKVVETPQTESTPFYPRSPYGVAKVYGHWITVNYRESFNLFAVSGILFNHESPRRGLEFVTRKISDGVARIKMGLSKELRLGNLDARRDWGFAGDYVDAMWRMLQQDQPDDYVISTGETYSVRQFCEAAFGYAGLDYKDFVIQDERFFRPAEVDLLVGNPEKAKRQLGWTPQVNFRQLVEMMVQADLDRYARAK, encoded by the coding sequence ATGCACAAGACCGCCCTGATCACTGGCATCACCGGGCAGGATGGCTCCTACCTCGCTGAGCTCCTCCTCGCGAAGGGCTATCGCGTCGTGGGCGTCGTGCGTCGGTCCTCGACGACGCCCTACGAGCGCATCGCGCATCTGGTGGACCGCGTCGAACTCGTGTCCGCCGACCTGCTCGATCAGACCTCGCTGACCGACGTGGTGCACGCCGCGCAGCCGCATGAGATCTACAATCTCGCGGCGCAGAGCTTCGTGCAGACGTCGTGGAATCAGCCCGTGCTCACCGGCGAGTTCACCGCGCTCGGCGTGACGCGCATGCTCGAGGCGATGCGCAAGGCGGCGCCCACGGCACGCTTCTATCAGGCGTCGTCGAGCGAACAGTTCGGCAAGGTCGTCGAAACGCCGCAGACGGAATCGACCCCGTTCTACCCGCGCTCGCCCTACGGCGTGGCCAAGGTGTACGGGCACTGGATCACCGTGAACTACCGCGAAAGCTTCAACCTTTTTGCGGTCTCGGGCATCCTCTTCAATCACGAGTCGCCGCGCCGCGGCCTCGAGTTCGTGACGCGCAAGATTTCCGACGGCGTGGCGCGCATCAAGATGGGGCTCTCCAAGGAGCTGCGCCTCGGCAATCTCGATGCGCGTCGCGATTGGGGGTTCGCCGGCGACTACGTCGATGCGATGTGGCGCATGCTGCAGCAGGACCAGCCCGATGACTACGTCATCTCCACCGGAGAGACGTACAGCGTGCGGCAGTTCTGCGAGGCGGCCTTCGGCTACGCGGGGCTCGACTACAAGGACTTCGTCATTCAGGACGAGCGCTTCTTCCGGCCGGCCGAAGTGGATCTGCTCGTGGGGAATCCGGAGAAGGCGAAGCGGCAGCTGGGCTGGACGCCGCAGGTCAACTTCCGGCAGCTCGTCGAGATGATGGTGCAGGCGGACCTCGATCGGTACGCGCGCGCGAAGTGA
- a CDS encoding acetyltransferase has product MIARAGEGRVAAGAQLADGALVHESAYVDDGAVIGAATRIWHFCHINPRASIGARCSLGQNVVVMPGVIIGDNVKIQNNVSVYEGVELEDDVFCGPSMVFTNVYNPRSAVSRKNEYRRTLVKRGASIGANATIVCGATVGRYAFIGAGAVVNRDVPDYALMAGVPAKRIGWMSEHGERLEVVGPDAQDPAVEVLRCPATGQLYARRGDVVTPTANG; this is encoded by the coding sequence ATGATCGCTCGCGCCGGTGAGGGGCGCGTCGCCGCCGGCGCACAGCTCGCCGACGGCGCGCTCGTGCACGAGTCGGCCTATGTCGATGACGGCGCGGTGATCGGGGCCGCCACGCGCATCTGGCACTTCTGCCACATCAATCCGCGCGCCAGCATCGGCGCGCGCTGCTCGCTGGGGCAGAATGTGGTCGTGATGCCGGGCGTCATCATCGGCGACAACGTGAAGATCCAGAACAACGTGTCGGTGTATGAGGGCGTCGAGCTCGAAGATGACGTCTTCTGCGGTCCGTCCATGGTGTTCACGAACGTCTACAATCCGCGCAGTGCCGTCTCGCGCAAGAATGAGTATCGCCGCACGCTGGTCAAGCGCGGGGCGAGCATTGGCGCGAACGCCACCATCGTCTGCGGCGCGACCGTGGGGCGCTACGCGTTCATCGGGGCCGGCGCGGTCGTCAATCGCGACGTCCCCGACTATGCGCTGATGGCGGGCGTGCCGGCGAAGCGGATCGGGTGGATGTCGGAACACGGGGAGCGCCTCGAGGTGGTCGGCCCCGATGCGCAGGACCCGGCGGTGGAAGTGCTGCGCTGCCCGGCAACGGGTCAACTCTATGCGCGTCGCGGCGACGTCGTCACGCCGACCGCGAACGGGTGA
- the carB gene encoding carbamoyl-phosphate synthase large subunit → MPRRSDLHRILVIGSGPIIIGQAAEFDYSGTQATKALREEGYEVILVNSNPATIMTDPEFADRTYIEPVTPEFVERVIAKERPDAVLPTMGGQTALNVALALHESGALEKYGCQLIGANARAIRVAEDRKLFAEAMEKIGLKCPTGRTVTSFDEAMAAVEETGFPSIIRPSFTLGGTGGGIAYNREEFETIVRRGLDLSPVHSVLIERSLLGWKEYELEVMRDCADNVVIVCSIENLDPMGVHTGDSITVAPAMTLTDREYQVMRDAAVAIIREIGVDAGGCNIQFAVNPQNGELIVIEMNPRVSRSSALASKATGFPIARIGAKLAVGYTLDEVPNDITKTTPASFEPVLDYVIVKCPRFAFEKFAAVDPGLTTQMKSVGESMAIGRTFKEAFQKALRALETGRPGWAVGERLQDDRLSDGSLEELKGAVRRPTPERIFQLKRAMQAGLTTAELYAITGIDPWFLDQMRELLDAESWYTALPSVEADGMRRMKRMGFSDRQLAALRGTDETAARELRWSLGVRPSYKMIDTCAGEFPSSTPYLYGNYDEESEAATEGRKKVVILGSGPNRIGQGVEFDYCCVRAVLALREQGYETIMVNSNPETVSTDFDISDKLYFEPLTLEDVLEIVQRENPEGVIVQLGGQTPLKLTRPLEKAGVRILGTSPDAIDTAEDRRRFEAIVRELGIEQPANGTATSVDEAVTIAKDIGFPVLVRPSYVLGGRAMEIVHDEASLRDYFERAARVSEDRPVLVDRFLEDAFEADVDALSDGEHVVIGAVMEHIESAGIHSGDSACILPPYLIPPAAVEQMKQHTIAFAKKLGVVGLINVQYAYKDGVVYVIEVNPRASRTAPFVSKAIGVSLPSVAARLMLGETLAQIGFTQEIVPPYISVKEAVFPFNKFREFDPVLSPEMRSTGEVMGIDDDFGAAFLKSQIAADNALPRQGAVFFTVNNTDKPAAAKLAKRLVELGFSVRATSGTASFFEAQGIPVTSVLKVHEGRPHGVDMIVNGEIQLLVNTPLGKAAQVDDERLRQAAIANRVPYTTTLTAASAAVEAIAARQTREPVVRSLQEWHAILRGA, encoded by the coding sequence ATGCCGCGACGTTCTGACCTGCACCGGATTCTCGTGATTGGCTCCGGGCCAATCATCATCGGGCAGGCCGCCGAGTTCGATTACTCCGGAACCCAGGCCACGAAGGCGCTGCGTGAAGAGGGGTATGAAGTCATCCTGGTGAATTCCAATCCGGCCACGATCATGACGGATCCGGAGTTCGCCGATCGCACGTACATCGAACCGGTGACCCCGGAGTTCGTGGAGCGCGTGATCGCCAAGGAGCGCCCGGATGCGGTCCTCCCCACCATGGGCGGGCAGACGGCGCTTAACGTGGCGCTCGCGCTGCACGAAAGCGGCGCGCTCGAGAAGTACGGCTGCCAGCTGATCGGCGCCAATGCGCGCGCCATTCGCGTGGCCGAAGATCGCAAGCTGTTCGCCGAAGCGATGGAGAAGATCGGGCTCAAGTGCCCGACCGGCCGGACGGTCACCTCCTTCGACGAAGCCATGGCGGCCGTCGAAGAGACCGGCTTCCCGTCGATCATCCGCCCGTCGTTCACGCTCGGCGGGACCGGCGGTGGCATCGCGTACAATCGCGAAGAGTTCGAAACGATCGTGCGTCGCGGCCTCGACCTGTCGCCCGTGCATTCGGTGCTCATCGAGCGCTCGCTCCTGGGGTGGAAGGAGTACGAGCTCGAGGTGATGCGCGACTGCGCCGACAACGTCGTCATCGTCTGCTCGATCGAGAACCTCGATCCGATGGGCGTGCATACCGGCGACTCGATCACGGTCGCGCCGGCCATGACGCTCACCGATCGTGAGTACCAGGTGATGCGCGATGCAGCCGTCGCCATCATCCGCGAGATCGGCGTGGATGCCGGTGGGTGCAACATCCAGTTCGCGGTCAATCCGCAGAACGGTGAGCTCATCGTCATCGAGATGAATCCGCGCGTGTCGCGCTCGTCGGCGCTGGCCTCCAAGGCCACCGGCTTCCCGATCGCGCGCATCGGCGCCAAGCTCGCGGTGGGCTACACGCTCGATGAGGTCCCGAACGACATCACGAAGACGACGCCCGCGAGCTTTGAGCCGGTGCTCGACTACGTCATCGTGAAGTGCCCGCGCTTCGCCTTCGAGAAGTTCGCCGCGGTGGACCCGGGTCTCACGACGCAGATGAAGTCGGTCGGCGAGTCGATGGCGATTGGCCGCACCTTCAAGGAGGCGTTCCAGAAGGCGCTGCGCGCGCTCGAGACGGGTCGCCCGGGATGGGCGGTGGGCGAGCGCCTGCAGGATGATCGCCTGAGCGACGGCTCGCTCGAGGAGCTCAAGGGGGCGGTCCGTCGCCCCACGCCGGAACGCATCTTCCAGCTGAAGCGCGCGATGCAGGCGGGGCTCACGACGGCGGAGCTCTACGCCATCACCGGCATTGATCCGTGGTTCCTGGATCAGATGCGCGAACTGCTCGACGCCGAGTCGTGGTATACCGCGCTCCCCAGCGTGGAGGCCGATGGCATGCGTCGCATGAAGCGCATGGGCTTCAGCGATCGGCAGCTGGCGGCGTTGCGCGGCACCGACGAGACCGCGGCGCGCGAGCTCCGCTGGTCGTTGGGCGTGCGCCCGTCGTACAAGATGATCGACACCTGTGCCGGTGAGTTCCCGTCGAGCACGCCGTATCTGTACGGCAATTACGACGAGGAGAGCGAAGCGGCGACCGAAGGGCGCAAGAAGGTCGTGATCCTCGGGTCCGGCCCCAATCGCATCGGCCAGGGCGTGGAGTTCGACTACTGCTGCGTGCGCGCCGTCCTGGCGCTGCGCGAGCAGGGGTATGAGACCATCATGGTCAACTCCAATCCCGAGACGGTCTCCACCGACTTCGATATCTCCGACAAGCTGTACTTCGAGCCGCTGACGCTCGAGGACGTGCTGGAGATCGTGCAGCGGGAGAACCCCGAGGGCGTGATCGTGCAGCTCGGTGGCCAGACGCCGCTCAAGCTCACGCGTCCGCTCGAGAAGGCCGGCGTGCGCATTCTCGGCACGTCGCCCGATGCCATCGACACCGCGGAAGATCGTCGGCGCTTCGAAGCCATCGTGCGCGAACTCGGGATCGAGCAGCCGGCGAACGGCACCGCCACGAGCGTGGACGAAGCGGTCACGATCGCCAAGGACATCGGCTTCCCGGTGCTGGTGCGTCCCTCGTACGTGCTCGGCGGCCGCGCCATGGAGATCGTGCACGACGAAGCGTCGCTGCGGGATTACTTCGAGCGCGCCGCGCGGGTCAGCGAGGATCGCCCGGTGCTCGTCGATCGCTTCCTCGAGGACGCATTCGAGGCCGACGTGGACGCGCTGTCCGATGGCGAGCACGTCGTGATCGGGGCGGTCATGGAGCACATCGAAAGTGCCGGGATTCATTCCGGCGACTCGGCGTGCATTCTTCCGCCGTATCTCATTCCGCCGGCCGCGGTCGAGCAGATGAAGCAGCACACGATCGCCTTCGCCAAGAAGCTCGGCGTGGTGGGGCTGATCAACGTGCAGTACGCGTACAAGGACGGCGTGGTCTACGTCATCGAGGTGAACCCGCGCGCGTCGCGCACGGCGCCCTTTGTGTCGAAGGCCATCGGGGTGTCGCTCCCCTCGGTGGCGGCGCGCCTCATGCTGGGCGAAACGCTTGCCCAGATCGGCTTCACGCAGGAGATCGTGCCGCCCTATATCAGCGTCAAGGAAGCCGTCTTCCCGTTCAACAAGTTCCGTGAGTTCGATCCGGTGCTGAGCCCGGAGATGCGCTCGACGGGCGAAGTGATGGGCATCGACGATGATTTCGGTGCGGCCTTCCTCAAGTCGCAGATCGCCGCCGACAACGCGCTGCCGCGGCAGGGCGCGGTCTTCTTCACGGTGAACAACACCGACAAGCCGGCGGCTGCGAAGTTGGCCAAGCGGCTGGTGGAGCTTGGCTTCTCCGTGCGGGCGACCAGCGGCACGGCGAGCTTCTTCGAGGCGCAGGGGATCCCCGTGACGAGCGTGCTCAAGGTCCACGAAGGCCGTCCGCACGGCGTGGACATGATCGTCAACGGCGAGATCCAGCTGCTCGTGAACACGCCGCTCGGCAAGGCGGCGCAGGTCGATGATGAGCGCCTCCGCCAGGCGGCGATCGCGAATCGCGTCCCCTACACGACGACGCTGACCGCTGCGAGCGCGGCTGTGGAGGCCATCGCGGCGCGCCAGACGCGCGAGCCGGTGGTGCGGTCGCTGCAGGAGTGGCACGCCATCCTGCGGGGCGCGTGA
- the bamD gene encoding outer membrane protein assembly factor BamD yields MSSRSYRVDWRLLMLLGLAAALAGCGRGFQPRDFATPEALFRASLLEFERKAWDNAQAGFEKLTTDLSSRDPLLAPAYYYLALTHERKKEFLLAAQAYERITDGFPDDTLAPVAMLGSGRSYQLIWRRPALDPEYGQKAASVLRALLSSYPDAKQVDEAKQRIAQLEEWFAQKDYLTGVHYIKVRKAVDPAIIYFKDVVQTYPSTKAARLSWLRLHELYTKIRWKEDAAETCTAMWKAYPGDPDVTLACGAAPKDSSGAKKVGDASGPAAITARTPALFARPGPGSR; encoded by the coding sequence ATGAGTTCCCGTTCCTATCGCGTCGACTGGCGCCTCCTGATGCTCCTCGGCCTGGCAGCTGCCCTGGCCGGGTGTGGCCGTGGCTTCCAGCCTCGCGACTTTGCCACGCCGGAAGCGCTCTTCCGCGCCTCGCTGCTCGAGTTCGAGCGCAAGGCGTGGGACAACGCGCAGGCGGGCTTCGAAAAGCTCACGACGGACCTGTCGTCGCGCGATCCGCTGCTGGCGCCGGCGTACTACTACCTCGCGCTCACGCACGAGCGGAAGAAGGAGTTCCTGCTGGCCGCGCAGGCCTACGAGCGCATCACCGACGGCTTCCCCGATGACACACTGGCCCCAGTGGCCATGCTCGGGAGTGGGCGATCGTATCAGCTCATCTGGCGACGGCCGGCCCTCGATCCGGAGTACGGGCAGAAGGCCGCCTCCGTCCTGCGGGCGTTGCTGTCGTCGTACCCCGATGCCAAGCAGGTCGATGAAGCCAAGCAGCGGATCGCGCAGCTGGAAGAGTGGTTCGCCCAGAAGGACTACCTGACGGGCGTCCACTACATCAAGGTGCGCAAGGCCGTCGATCCGGCGATCATCTACTTCAAGGACGTGGTGCAGACGTACCCGTCCACGAAGGCCGCGCGCCTGTCGTGGCTCCGCCTGCACGAGCTGTACACGAAGATCCGCTGGAAGGAGGATGCCGCGGAAACGTGTACCGCCATGTGGAAGGCGTATCCCGGCGATCCCGACGTCACGCTGGCCTGTGGCGCGGCCCCGAAGGATTCGAGCGGCGCCAAGAAGGTCGGCGACGCGTCCGGGCCGGCCGCCATCACCGCCCGGACCCCCGCGCTCTTCGCGCGCCCCGGCCCCGGCAGCCGCTGA
- a CDS encoding Gfo/Idh/MocA family oxidoreductase — protein MSERIIPDGQRIRLALVGCGRISRNHFDAIAKVPDLQLVAVCDSVEERARAAGDEQGVPWFTSYEQMLADVPSDAIVVATPSGLHPQHGILAAKSGRHVISEKPMAISLAAADALVQACDDHHVHLFVVKQNRLNPPIVLLKRAIDRGRFGRIYMANCTVRWTRPQEYYDQAPWRGTWEFDGGAFMNQASHYVDLIQWLVGPVESVVAKTATLARRIEAEDSGVAVLKFRSGAIGTIEVTMLTYPKNLEGSITILGEKGTVKIGGTAVNRVETWQFADYDDDDKLVEQSNTNPTSVYGFGHEGYYRNVVPVLRGQARPDTDGRAGRKSLELILGIYESAKTGRDVPLPLRVNI, from the coding sequence GTGAGCGAACGAATCATTCCCGACGGACAGCGGATCCGCCTCGCCCTGGTGGGCTGCGGGCGCATCAGCCGCAATCACTTCGATGCGATTGCCAAGGTCCCCGACCTCCAGCTCGTTGCGGTGTGCGACAGCGTGGAGGAGCGCGCGCGTGCCGCCGGCGACGAGCAGGGGGTGCCTTGGTTCACGAGCTACGAGCAGATGCTCGCGGACGTGCCGAGCGACGCCATCGTGGTGGCGACGCCCAGCGGGCTGCACCCGCAGCACGGTATCCTCGCGGCCAAGTCCGGCCGGCACGTGATCAGCGAGAAGCCCATGGCGATCTCGCTCGCCGCCGCGGATGCGCTCGTGCAGGCCTGCGACGACCACCATGTGCACCTGTTCGTGGTCAAGCAGAACCGCCTCAATCCGCCCATCGTCCTGCTCAAGCGGGCGATCGACCGGGGGCGGTTCGGTCGCATCTACATGGCGAACTGCACGGTGCGCTGGACGCGCCCGCAGGAGTACTACGATCAGGCGCCGTGGCGGGGCACCTGGGAGTTCGACGGCGGGGCGTTCATGAATCAGGCCTCGCACTATGTCGATCTCATCCAGTGGCTCGTGGGGCCGGTGGAGAGTGTGGTGGCCAAGACGGCCACGCTGGCTCGGCGGATCGAGGCCGAGGACAGCGGGGTGGCGGTGCTCAAGTTCCGCTCCGGCGCCATCGGCACGATCGAGGTCACCATGCTGACCTATCCCAAGAACCTCGAAGGATCGATCACGATCCTGGGGGAGAAGGGGACGGTCAAGATCGGCGGGACGGCCGTCAATCGGGTCGAGACGTGGCAGTTTGCCGACTACGATGACGACGACAAACTGGTCGAGCAGTCGAACACGAACCCGACCAGCGTGTACGGGTTCGGGCACGAGGGTTACTATCGGAATGTGGTCCCGGTCCTTCGGGGCCAGGCGCGCCCCGATACCGACGGGCGGGCGGGTCGGAAGTCCCTGGAGCTCATCCTCGGGATCTACGAATCGGCCAAGACGGGGCGCGACGTTCCGCTGCCCCTGCGCGTCAATATCTAG